From Candidatus Palauibacter soopunensis, one genomic window encodes:
- a CDS encoding DUF3526 domain-containing protein: MRARLRLIRLDILRLTRSNGVAVAVVLLLSIGIYGAWRGDRNIEAAGTSAIAAETAYRDQLAYLLSVYPPTTEAGEVLYYLAFPAPQPSLPLAALARGRTEVETASLRIRLLALEGQLYEHETVNPRLAAAGDLDLAFLLIALLPLFIIALTYDLVSSEREGGTWNLVRLFARPRRLLALKLASRACLVGAVVAVPVAVAASLAGFPLDGRAGWAVALIALHTLFWFALCLGVASGRRSSTANAMILVGTWVALTLLAPAALSLANAILHPVPEALELTVRQRQGYHEAWDLTKDETMRGFFEDYPEWSDRTVPEDVFTWAWYYAMNHRGDRAARDASGAYRDVLRERERWARRWSLLVPPLAAQLALDRLAATDLGAQLAYQEVVRRHHERLKTYFYPHFFAGTPIDAVDWDGVPVFEPAAREESAARAGFPAATALLLASILVLAAGARLSGPRAD, encoded by the coding sequence GTGAGGGCGCGGCTCCGGCTGATCCGACTGGACATCCTCCGGCTGACGCGCTCCAACGGCGTCGCCGTCGCCGTCGTCCTGCTCCTGTCGATCGGGATCTACGGGGCGTGGCGCGGCGATCGCAACATCGAAGCGGCCGGGACCTCCGCGATCGCCGCGGAGACCGCCTACCGCGACCAACTGGCCTATCTCCTCTCCGTCTACCCTCCCACGACGGAAGCCGGGGAGGTGCTCTATTACCTGGCCTTTCCGGCCCCGCAGCCGTCCCTGCCTCTGGCCGCGCTCGCGCGGGGCCGCACGGAGGTCGAGACGGCGAGCCTTCGAATCCGGCTCCTGGCGCTCGAAGGGCAACTCTACGAACACGAGACGGTGAACCCGCGCCTCGCCGCGGCGGGCGACCTCGACCTCGCCTTCCTGCTCATCGCGCTCCTCCCCCTCTTCATCATCGCCCTCACCTACGACCTCGTCTCCAGCGAGCGGGAAGGGGGCACCTGGAACCTTGTCCGCCTCTTCGCCCGGCCGCGGCGCCTGCTCGCCCTGAAGCTCGCGTCGCGCGCCTGTCTCGTCGGCGCGGTGGTGGCGGTGCCGGTCGCGGTCGCGGCGTCGCTGGCGGGCTTCCCCCTCGATGGCCGGGCCGGTTGGGCGGTCGCCCTCATCGCGCTGCACACCCTGTTCTGGTTCGCGCTCTGCCTTGGCGTCGCGTCCGGCCGCCGGTCCTCCACCGCCAACGCCATGATCCTCGTCGGGACATGGGTGGCGCTCACCCTGCTGGCACCCGCCGCGCTCAGCCTCGCGAACGCGATCCTCCACCCCGTCCCGGAGGCGCTGGAACTCACCGTGCGCCAGCGCCAGGGATATCACGAAGCCTGGGATCTGACGAAGGACGAGACGATGCGGGGTTTCTTCGAGGACTACCCGGAGTGGAGCGACCGGACGGTCCCGGAGGACGTGTTCACGTGGGCCTGGTACTACGCCATGAACCACCGGGGCGACCGGGCCGCACGCGACGCGTCCGGCGCGTACCGGGACGTGCTTCGGGAACGGGAACGGTGGGCGCGGCGGTGGTCCCTGCTCGTGCCCCCGCTCGCGGCCCAGCTTGCCCTCGACCGCCTCGCGGCCACCGATCTCGGCGCGCAACTCGCGTACCAGGAGGTCGTCCGCCGACACCATGAGCGGTTGAAGACCTACTTCTACCCGCACTTCTTTGCCGGCACCCCGATCGATGCGGTCGACTGGGACGGGGTGCCCGTCTTCGAGCCGGCCGCACGGGAGGAAAGCGCGGCGCGGGCCGGCTTCCCGGCGGCGACCGCCCTCCTGCTGGCCTCGATCCTCGTGCTCGCCGCGGGCGCGCGGCTCTCCGGCCCGCGCGCCGACTGA
- a CDS encoding serine hydrolase domain-containing protein: MGHTYRRRISSRLACLGVCLVLACGPGPDSTPDPATEPQPSLSPEATAALVEAFQAELDAAWAQARETDENFPGATAAFILPGGRVFGFATGLSDVDDEVPMTPDMRMGSGSIGKTYVAAVALQLAMNGDLDLDAPVSTWLGDEEWFSRVPNHADLTVRNLLNHTAGMIQPYFEDPDFAVRLGEVFRDPDAYMTPEEFIAETVLDAEPLFPAGGGYHYSDVHYTLAGLAIEEATGRAYYDLLDEFFLDPLGLDLTLAADRRDLPGLAQGYAHRSSQLYGTPLEVVVDGRFILHPLQEWTGGGLVNNPQAMVRWAKLLYEGEAIEGDDLPQLLEVGFPADSTRPHLGYGLAVSVAESEHGLTYGHGGFWPGYNSLLAYYPDHGVAVSMQVNSDDSRMRDHMPKLAGVVLEALAGAGG, translated from the coding sequence ATGGGTCACACATATCGCCGCAGGATCTCGTCCCGCCTCGCGTGTCTGGGCGTCTGCCTCGTCCTGGCCTGCGGTCCGGGGCCGGACTCGACACCGGATCCGGCGACCGAGCCTCAGCCTTCCCTGTCTCCGGAAGCGACGGCGGCGCTGGTGGAGGCGTTCCAGGCCGAACTCGACGCGGCGTGGGCGCAGGCCCGGGAGACGGACGAGAACTTCCCGGGGGCGACCGCCGCGTTCATCCTCCCGGGCGGACGCGTGTTCGGCTTCGCCACCGGCCTGTCGGACGTGGACGACGAGGTCCCGATGACGCCGGACATGCGCATGGGCTCCGGCAGCATCGGCAAGACGTACGTCGCGGCGGTCGCCCTGCAGCTGGCCATGAACGGAGACCTGGATCTCGATGCGCCGGTCTCCACGTGGCTCGGCGATGAGGAGTGGTTCTCCCGGGTCCCGAATCACGCCGACCTCACGGTGCGCAACCTCCTGAACCACACGGCCGGCATGATCCAGCCCTACTTCGAGGACCCCGACTTCGCCGTGCGGCTGGGCGAGGTGTTCCGCGATCCCGACGCGTACATGACCCCGGAGGAGTTCATCGCCGAGACGGTGCTGGACGCCGAGCCGCTCTTCCCCGCCGGCGGGGGATACCACTACAGCGACGTGCACTACACGCTCGCGGGTCTCGCCATCGAGGAGGCGACGGGCCGCGCCTACTACGATCTCCTCGACGAGTTCTTCCTCGACCCGCTCGGCCTCGACCTCACGCTGGCGGCGGATCGGCGCGACCTGCCCGGACTCGCGCAGGGCTACGCGCACCGCAGCTCGCAACTCTACGGCACGCCGCTCGAGGTCGTCGTGGACGGCCGGTTCATCCTCCATCCCCTCCAGGAGTGGACGGGGGGCGGCCTCGTGAACAACCCGCAGGCGATGGTCCGCTGGGCGAAGCTCCTGTACGAGGGCGAGGCGATCGAGGGCGACGACCTTCCCCAGCTGCTCGAAGTCGGGTTCCCTGCCGACAGCACGAGGCCGCATCTGGGATACGGCCTCGCGGTGTCCGTCGCCGAGAGCGAGCACGGGCTGACGTACGGCCACGGCGGCTTCTGGCCCGGATACAACTCGCTCCTCGCGTACTACCCGGACCACGGCGTGGCCGTCTCGATGCAGGTCAACTCCGACGATTCGCGGATGCGCGACCACATGCCGAAGCTGGCCGGCGTCGTGCTGGAAGCGCTGGCAGGGGCCGGGGGATAG